A single Elusimicrobia bacterium HGW-Elusimicrobia-1 DNA region contains:
- a CDS encoding DNA methyltransferase: protein MKPLVKYRGGKSKEIPKLIRHIPNFSGKYIEPFFGGGALFFHLEPKGAIINDINSKLISFYLGVKNDFETLKSELTEIEKIYTINRKKFEALKSKAPDKRVVDDNEHLYYQIRDMFNGLTEKKYSDALFYFFINKTAYSGMIRYNAKGEFNVPYGRYANLNTSLVTKSHSKLFANTEIYNLDYSEIFKMATEDDFMFLDPPYDCVFSDYGNVEHKDGFNEKNHIELANQYKQLKCKALMVIGRTPLTEKLYGDMIVDEYGKSYAVNIRNRFKSEASHILLSNYGNIRYDYTNKYDSQLELVY, encoded by the coding sequence ATGAAACCATTGGTAAAGTATAGAGGCGGAAAATCGAAAGAAATACCAAAACTTATAAGGCACATACCGAACTTTAGTGGTAAATATATTGAACCATTTTTTGGTGGTGGAGCATTATTTTTTCATTTAGAACCAAAGGGAGCAATCATAAATGACATTAATTCAAAATTAATATCGTTTTACTTAGGCGTTAAAAACGACTTTGAAACACTTAAAAGCGAGCTGACTGAAATCGAAAAAATTTACACCATAAATCGAAAAAAATTTGAAGCATTAAAAAGCAAAGCCCCGGACAAAAGAGTTGTAGACGATAATGAGCATCTTTATTATCAAATTAGAGATATGTTCAATGGGTTGACTGAAAAGAAATATTCTGATGCCTTGTTTTATTTCTTCATTAACAAGACCGCATATTCGGGAATGATACGCTACAATGCCAAAGGCGAGTTTAACGTGCCTTATGGACGATATGCCAACTTGAATACTTCTTTGGTTACAAAATCTCACAGCAAACTATTTGCTAACACAGAAATTTATAATCTCGACTATTCCGAGATTTTTAAAATGGCGACCGAAGATGATTTTATGTTTTTAGACCCGCCTTACGATTGTGTTTTTTCAGACTACGGCAATGTAGAACATAAAGACGGATTTAATGAAAAAAATCATATTGAATTAGCCAATCAATACAAGCAACTTAAATGTAAAGCACTTATGGTAATTGGCAGAACTCCATTAACTGAAAAGTTATACGGAGATATGATTGTTGATGAATATGGAAAATCATATGCAGTTAATATTAGAAACAGATTTAAGTCAGAAGCAAGCCATATCTTGCTTTCAAATTATGGAAATATCAGATATGACTATACTAATAAATATGATTCTCAACTAGAATTGGTTTATTAA